In the genome of Angustibacter luteus, one region contains:
- a CDS encoding putative bifunctional diguanylate cyclase/phosphodiesterase translates to MTALPPAPARRGDLPRPRTADRRRDTRDHDLAPSAWDAGVTDLLREGLVLHGADGRIERANHAAAELLGRTDLVGLDGLQVWGATLGPQGRPVTDAENPLRVALVTGLVSERIVGVPGSGGTVSWLTVRATPMSADGEDSAADDVRAPDAIAVTISRPDADADVAARRDRDHLLSVAQRMARLSVWRYQLGDTGVQWLDGDGRGMGIAGEQKTMQDYLDGIHPEDRPAHDQMLGALFAGQETAEVDIRYRWEDGWRHWHMWAESVVDADGTVTGLWGTTQEVTDRREAEAAVRRLTMTDSLTELANRAQAEELLHEALSRRAGHEGGGLLLVDVDRFHAVNDRYGHPVGDALLVELGRRLAAVDLPGCTAARLGGNEFGLVLERTTAGEAERLAYRLHRELTEPYRLSGADQPVVASISIGVTVVDETSPVSSSELYRQAELSAAAAKGAGGDRVVVFDAELRSRTVTRQDMESRLRTALADNTVLPVYQPIIKLGATVGDDRVRGCEALARMTVDGMTIPPLEFVPVAEATGLIVDLDVAVFTHAVEQVLRQPLVPDINIAVNLSPLSLQVAGLADRISAVLGRNGASQLRFEITEGSLAEPTPTLVENLRGLRELGGRIGLDDFGTGYSALSYLRRFDLDFMKIDRSFVADVCRDRRSAAVVRAVIELAHAHDLFVIAEGVETADQLEALRAMQCDLVQGFHLGRPMTVADLAARITP, encoded by the coding sequence GTGACCGCTCTGCCCCCTGCCCCCGCGCGCCGTGGCGATCTGCCACGCCCGCGGACGGCAGACCGGCGCCGCGACACCCGAGACCACGACCTCGCGCCGTCCGCCTGGGACGCCGGAGTCACCGACCTGCTGCGTGAGGGACTCGTCCTGCACGGCGCCGACGGCCGCATCGAGCGCGCCAACCACGCCGCCGCCGAGCTCCTCGGACGCACCGACCTGGTCGGGCTGGACGGCCTGCAGGTGTGGGGCGCCACCCTCGGGCCGCAGGGCCGACCCGTCACCGACGCCGAGAACCCGCTGCGCGTCGCGCTGGTCACCGGGCTCGTCTCCGAGCGCATCGTCGGGGTGCCCGGTTCGGGCGGCACCGTCAGCTGGCTGACCGTCCGGGCCACGCCCATGTCGGCGGACGGCGAAGACTCCGCCGCGGACGACGTCCGGGCGCCCGACGCCATCGCCGTGACGATCAGCAGACCCGACGCGGACGCCGACGTCGCCGCCCGCCGGGACCGCGACCACCTGCTCAGCGTCGCCCAGCGGATGGCCCGGCTGTCCGTGTGGCGCTACCAGCTCGGCGACACCGGGGTTCAGTGGCTCGACGGTGACGGCCGCGGCATGGGCATCGCCGGCGAGCAGAAGACCATGCAGGACTACCTCGACGGCATCCACCCCGAGGACCGCCCGGCCCACGACCAGATGCTCGGCGCGCTGTTCGCCGGGCAGGAGACCGCCGAGGTCGACATCCGGTACCGGTGGGAGGACGGCTGGCGGCACTGGCACATGTGGGCCGAGTCCGTCGTCGACGCCGACGGCACCGTGACCGGCCTGTGGGGGACCACCCAGGAGGTCACCGACCGGCGCGAGGCCGAGGCCGCCGTCCGCCGCCTGACGATGACCGACTCCCTCACCGAGCTGGCCAACCGGGCCCAGGCCGAGGAGCTGCTGCACGAGGCGCTGTCGCGCCGGGCAGGGCACGAGGGGGGCGGCCTGCTGCTGGTGGACGTCGACCGGTTCCACGCGGTCAACGACCGCTACGGCCACCCCGTCGGGGACGCGCTGCTGGTCGAGCTCGGACGGCGGCTCGCCGCCGTCGACCTGCCCGGCTGCACGGCCGCCCGGCTGGGCGGCAACGAGTTCGGCCTCGTCCTGGAGCGGACGACGGCCGGCGAGGCCGAGCGGCTCGCGTACCGGCTGCACCGCGAGCTGACCGAGCCGTACCGGTTGTCCGGGGCAGACCAGCCGGTGGTCGCCAGCATCAGCATCGGGGTCACGGTCGTCGATGAGACCTCACCCGTGAGCTCGTCCGAGCTGTACCGCCAGGCTGAGCTGTCCGCCGCCGCCGCGAAGGGGGCCGGTGGCGACCGGGTCGTGGTGTTCGACGCCGAGCTGCGTTCGCGCACGGTGACCCGGCAGGACATGGAGAGCCGGCTGCGCACCGCCCTGGCCGACAACACCGTGCTGCCCGTCTACCAGCCGATCATCAAGCTCGGCGCCACCGTCGGCGACGACCGGGTGCGGGGCTGCGAGGCGCTGGCCCGGATGACGGTCGACGGCATGACCATCCCGCCGTTGGAGTTCGTGCCGGTCGCGGAGGCCACCGGGTTGATCGTCGACCTCGACGTCGCGGTGTTCACGCACGCCGTCGAGCAGGTGCTGCGGCAGCCGCTGGTGCCGGACATCAACATCGCGGTCAACCTCTCTCCGCTGTCGCTGCAGGTCGCCGGCCTGGCCGACCGGATCTCCGCCGTGCTCGGCCGCAACGGCGCGAGCCAGCTGCGGTTCGAGATCACCGAGGGGTCGCTCGCCGAGCCGACGCCCACCCTGGTCGAGAACCTGCGCGGGCTGCGCGAGCTCGGCGGCCGGATCGGGCTCGACGACTTCGGGACCGGCTACTCGGCGCTCAGCTACCTGCGCCGGTTCGACCTCGACTTCATGAAGATCGACCGGTCGTTCGTGGCCGACGTGTGCCGGGACCGGCGCTCCGCCGCCGTGGTGCGCGCCGTCATCGAGCTCGCCCACGCGCACGACCTGTTCGTGATCGCGGAGGGCGTGGAGACCGCGGACCAGCTCGAGGCGCTGCGGGCGATGCAGTGCGACCTCGTGCAGGGCTTCCACCTCGGACGGCCGATGACCGTCGCCGACCTCGCCGCC
- a CDS encoding long-chain fatty acid--CoA ligase, protein MKSTMQAVPLLISQILNYGTTVHATSEVVTWTGGEPRRSSYADVGRDCARLANALRSLGVDADQRVATFMWNNEEHLELYLTAPSIGAVLHALNIRLFPEQLVYVANHAEDFVVVVDNSLAAPFSKLLPHLKTIQHVVVNGPVPDEVREALGADGKAVHDYRELLDAQPDTFEWPELDEDLGAAMCYTSGTTGNPKGVVYSHRSNYLHAMQVCMGSAMAMAQGQRLLSIVPLFHANAWGIPYGAMMSGANLVMPDRFLQAEPLATMIQSLGVTHSAAVPTIWSDLLVYLDAHPDVDVSSLKSCIVGGSACPPALMKAFEERYGVDVVHAWGMTEMSPLGSVAVPPVEAEGEARWAYRQSQGRLSPLVQGRLVGPDGSSMGWDGEQVGELEVRGPWITGSYYLDDDPEKFDGGWLRTGDVGSLTHDGFLRLTDRAKDVIKSGGEWISSVDLENALMAHPKVREASVVGVPDERWGERPLATIVVAEGEEVSAEELRDHLSQHVAKWQLPERWAFIAEVPKTSVGKFDKKVLRKSYAEGELEVRTL, encoded by the coding sequence ATGAAGAGCACGATGCAGGCCGTCCCCCTGCTCATCTCGCAGATCCTGAACTACGGCACGACCGTGCACGCGACGTCCGAGGTCGTGACCTGGACGGGCGGCGAGCCGCGGCGCTCGAGCTACGCGGACGTGGGGCGCGACTGCGCACGACTCGCCAACGCCCTGCGCTCGCTCGGGGTGGACGCCGACCAGCGCGTCGCGACCTTCATGTGGAACAACGAGGAGCACCTCGAGCTCTACCTGACCGCGCCGAGCATCGGGGCGGTGCTGCACGCGCTGAACATCCGGCTCTTCCCCGAGCAGCTCGTGTACGTCGCGAACCACGCCGAGGACTTCGTGGTCGTCGTCGACAACTCGCTCGCGGCGCCGTTCAGCAAGCTGCTGCCGCACCTGAAGACCATCCAGCACGTGGTCGTGAACGGTCCGGTGCCCGACGAGGTCCGCGAGGCGCTCGGCGCCGACGGCAAGGCCGTCCACGACTACCGCGAGCTGCTCGACGCCCAGCCGGACACCTTCGAGTGGCCCGAGCTGGACGAGGACCTCGGCGCGGCCATGTGCTACACCTCCGGCACCACCGGCAACCCCAAGGGCGTCGTCTACAGCCACCGCTCCAACTACCTGCACGCGATGCAGGTCTGCATGGGCAGCGCGATGGCGATGGCCCAGGGCCAGCGGCTGCTGTCGATCGTGCCCCTGTTCCACGCGAACGCCTGGGGCATCCCGTACGGCGCGATGATGTCCGGCGCCAACCTGGTGATGCCGGACCGCTTCCTGCAGGCCGAGCCGCTCGCCACCATGATCCAGTCGCTCGGCGTGACGCACAGCGCCGCTGTCCCCACGATCTGGAGCGACCTGCTGGTCTACCTGGACGCCCACCCGGACGTCGACGTCTCGTCCCTGAAGTCCTGCATCGTCGGCGGGTCCGCGTGCCCGCCGGCGCTGATGAAGGCCTTCGAGGAGCGGTACGGCGTGGACGTCGTGCACGCCTGGGGGATGACCGAGATGTCGCCGCTCGGGTCGGTGGCCGTGCCGCCGGTCGAGGCCGAGGGCGAGGCGCGCTGGGCGTACCGGCAGTCCCAGGGCCGGCTGTCGCCGCTGGTGCAGGGCCGCCTCGTCGGGCCCGACGGATCGAGCATGGGCTGGGACGGCGAGCAGGTCGGTGAGCTGGAGGTCCGCGGGCCGTGGATCACCGGCTCCTACTACCTGGACGACGACCCGGAGAAGTTCGACGGCGGCTGGCTGCGCACCGGGGACGTCGGCTCGCTGACCCACGACGGGTTCCTCCGGCTGACCGACCGCGCCAAGGACGTCATCAAGTCCGGCGGCGAGTGGATCTCGTCGGTCGACCTGGAGAACGCGCTGATGGCGCACCCGAAGGTCCGCGAGGCCAGCGTGGTCGGCGTCCCGGACGAGCGGTGGGGTGAGCGGCCGCTGGCCACCATCGTCGTCGCCGAGGGCGAGGAGGTCTCCGCCGAGGAGCTGCGCGACCACCTGTCCCAGCACGTCGCCAA